One segment of Tachyglossus aculeatus isolate mTacAcu1 chromosome 16, mTacAcu1.pri, whole genome shotgun sequence DNA contains the following:
- the TMEM39B gene encoding transmembrane protein 39B: MAGGRRGSNRTSYCRNPLCETGPAGGSAHSSSASVTGVRSRTRTSSGPGLSSPPLATQTVVPLRHCKIPELPVQPSVLFELQLFFCHLIALFVHYINIYKTVWWYPPSHPPSHTSLNFHLIDFNVLTVTTIVLGRRLIGAIVREASQSGKASLPHSVFLVVTRFAVLTGTGWSLCRSVIHLFRTYSFLNLLFLCYPFGMYIPFLQLNCDFRKAGLFSPAGDVGPREAGDGAARGRDYLTVLKETWKQHTRQPSGAEAMPTHACCLSPGLIRSEVEDLKVDFNWRMKEVLLSSMLSAYYVAFVPVWFVKNTHYYDKRWSCELFLLVSVSTSVILMQHLLPARYCDLLHKAAAHLGCWQKVDPALCSNVLQHQWTEECMWPQGVLVKHSKNVYKAVGHYNVAVPSDVSHFRFHFFFSKPLRILNILLLLEGAVIFYQLYSLVSSEKWHQTISLALILFSNYYAFFKLLRDRLVLGKAYSYSASREAEQMLN; the protein is encoded by the exons ATGGCAGGAGGCCGGAGAGGCTCCAACAGGACGTCCTACTGCCGCAACCCCCTCTGCGAGACCGGGCCCGCCGGCGGCTCCGCTCACTCCTCCAGCGCCTCCGTCACCGGGGTCCGCTCCCGCACCAG GACCAGCTCGGGCCCGGGCCTCTCTAGCCCCCCGTTGGCCACCCAGACGGTGGTGCCCCTGCGGCACTGCAAGATCCCGGAGCTGCCGGTGCAGCCGAGCGTCCTGTTTGAGCTCCAGCTCTTCTTCTGCCACCTCATCGCCCTCTTCGTCCATTACATCAACATCTACAAGACCGTGTGGTGGTACCCGCCCTCTCACCCGCCGTCTCACACCTCCttg AACTTCCACCTGATCGACTTCAACGTGCTTACGGTCACCACTATCGTGCTGGGGCGGAGGCTCATCGGGGCCATCGTCAGAGAG GCGTCCCAGAGCGGCAAAGCGTCCTTGCCCCACTCCGTCTTCCTGGTCGTCACACGCTTCGCCGTCCTCACGGGAACCGGCTGGAGCCTGTGTCGCTCCGTCATTCACCTCTTCCGGACGTACTCCTTCCTCAACCTGCTGTTCCTCTGCTACcc gttTGGGATGTACATCCCGTTCCTCCAGCTCAACTGCGACTTCCGCAAGGCGGGCCTCTTCTCCCCGGCGGGCGACGTCGGGCCGCGGGAGGCGGGCGACGGGGCGGCCCGGGGCCGAGACTACCTGACGGTGCTGAAGGAGACGTGGAAGCAGCACACGCGGCAGCCGTCCGGGGCGGAGGCCATGCCCACGCACGCCTGCTGCCTCTCGCCCGGCCTGATCCGGAGCGAGGTGGAGGACCTCAAGGTGGACTTCAACTGGCGCATGAAGGAGGTGCTGCTCAGCTCCATGCTCAGCGCCTACTACGTGGCCTTCGTGCCGGTCTGGTTCGTCAAG aaCACTCACTACTACGACAAGCGCTGGTCGTGCGAGCTGTTCCTGCTGGTGTCCGTCAGCACATCGGTCATCCTCATGCAACACCTGCTGCCCGCCCGCTACTGCGACCTGCTGCACAAGGCGGCCGCCCACCTGGGCTGCTGGCAGAAGGTGGACCCCGCGCTCTGCTCCAACGTGCTGCAGCATCA GTGGACGGAAGAGTGCATGTGGCCGCAGGGGGTCCTGGTGAAGCACAGTAAAAACGTCTACAAAGCCGTGGGCCACTATAACGTGGCCGTGCCTTCCGACGTCTCCCACTTCCGGTTCCAC TTCTTTTTCAGTAAGCCCCTGCGCATCCTCAACATCCTCCTGCTCCTGGAAGGAGCCGTCATCTTCTACCAGCTGTACTCCCTCGTCTCCTCGGAGAAGTGGCACCAGACCAtctccctggccctcatcctcttctccAACTACTACGCCTTCTTCAAACTGCTGCGGGACCGCCTGGTTTTGGGCAAGGCCTACTCTTACTCGGCCAGCCGGGAGGCCGAGCAAATGCTCAATTGA